The sequence below is a genomic window from Desulfonatronum thiodismutans.
CAGACCGAGATGTATCCGAGCTTCGCCAAGGTTGCCAAAGAGGAAGGATTCCCCGCAATCGCCGCGGCCATGGAAGCCATTGCCGTAGCTGAGCGGCAGCACGAAAAGCAGTACCGCGAGTTGGCCGCGAACATTCAGTCCGGCAAGGTCTTCCTGAAAGACGTTTCAGTGACGTGGCGGTGTCGCAATTGCGGTTATGTCGGCAATGGGTCAAAGGCCCCCCATAGTTGTCCGGCCTGCGACCATCCCCAGGCTCATTTCGAAGTTCTCAAAGAGAACTGGTAGGGTTAACCGTGCCCGGCCGGAAGTGTCTTTCGAGATTTTTTTCGGCCGGGCGAAAACCCCCGGAAAGGGTTTGACGGGCGGACGGTATCCGAATAGGCTTCACCTTATCCTTATACCCCATGAACCAGACAAGGAGCGTAGGAATGGCCCAACAACATGAAGTGTACAAGTGTGATCTGTGCGGCAATATCATTGACGTGCTGCATGGCGGTGGCGGAGAACTGGTCTGTTGCGGCGAACCCATGAAGTTGATGACCGAGAACACCGTGGACGCCGCCAAGGAAAAACATGTGCCCGTGGTGGAGAAAACGGCCAACGGCTACAAGGTGACCGTAGGGAGCACTCTCCACCCCATGGAAGCCAAGCACTACATCGAATGGATTGAGATCATCGCGGACGGCAAGTCCTACAAGCAGTTCCTGCAACCCGGCCAAGAGCCCGTTGCTGAATTCTGTATCCAGGCCGAACAGGTCACGGCTCGTGAATACTGCAATCTGCACGGCCTTTGGAAGGCCTAGCGGGGCGGCTTGTTTTTCGAACCGGCATCTCGTTTGACGACTAACCCGCCCTACGGCGGGGAATACAGGGAGAAAGCATGGCCAGCCCGGAAGAAATGTATCAATGCCAGGTCACGAACTGCGGATGTATCTACAACCCCGACCGGGGCGACAAGCGGGGAAAGATTCCCGCTGGAACGGCATTTCAAGACCTTCCTGAAACCTGGAAATGTCCGGTCTGCGGAGCTGGCCCAAAATCGTTTCGGCCCTTGGCCGGACCCGGTTCGGCCGCGGAAGAAGCACCATAATATAGGACGGCGGTAACCTCTAGCTTAACAAGGAGTCGCTTATGCGATATGTATGCAGTATCTGCGGTTACGTTTACGACCCGGCGGACGGCGATCCGGACAGCGGCGTCGCGGCGGGTACCAGCTTCGATGATATTCCGGCTGACTGGGCCTGCCCGGTCTGTGGAGCGTCCAAGGATAATTTCGAGCCGGAAGGGTAAACCGGATCATCACCTCATCAAGCCCTCTCCCAGAGTCCGGGAGAGGGCTTTTTCATTGGAGAACATGAATGCTGCCAGTCGAAATCAAAAAGGATATTTTCTGGGTCGGTTCCGTGGATTGGAACCTCAGGGACTTTCACGGCTACTCCCTTGCCCGGCGAGGCACCACCTACAACGCCTACCT
It includes:
- a CDS encoding rubredoxin, giving the protein MASPEEMYQCQVTNCGCIYNPDRGDKRGKIPAGTAFQDLPETWKCPVCGAGPKSFRPLAGPGSAAEEAP
- the rd gene encoding rubredoxin, whose protein sequence is MRYVCSICGYVYDPADGDPDSGVAAGTSFDDIPADWACPVCGASKDNFEPEG
- a CDS encoding desulfoferrodoxin; its protein translation is MAQQHEVYKCDLCGNIIDVLHGGGGELVCCGEPMKLMTENTVDAAKEKHVPVVEKTANGYKVTVGSTLHPMEAKHYIEWIEIIADGKSYKQFLQPGQEPVAEFCIQAEQVTAREYCNLHGLWKA